The following DNA comes from Agromyces mangrovi.
CGTGCCGTTCGTCGACGTGGAGTACCTGGAGACCCCGCGCGCGCACTCCCGCGCACGCTGACCCTCCACGCACCACAGGTGTCCCCTCGCCCCACGGGCGAGGGGACACTCGTGCGTCTGATGGAATGAACGGCATGACGCAGGTGGACTGGAGCAGCAGGCTGGGACGGATCGGGGTCTGGGCGGGGGTGACCGCGATCGATGCGGACGCCGCGGCGCAGATCGAGGGGCTCGGGTACGGCGCGGTGTGGCAGGGCGGGTCGCCCACGGCCGACCTGCGACGGGCCGAGCAACTGCTCGACGCCACGGAGGCGCTCGTGGTCGCCACCGGCATCGTCAACATCTGGAAGGCCGATGCCCACGAACTCGCCGACGCGTACCACCGCATCGCGGAGCGGCACCCGGGCCGCCTCGTGCTCGGCATCGGCTCGGGGCACCGCGAGGCGACCCCGCACCGCGAACGACCGCTCGACGCCGTGCAGCGCTACCTCGACGTGCTCGACGCGCGGGGCGTGCCGACCCGCGACCGGCTGGTCTCGGCGCTCGGGCCGAAGATGCTCGCGATCGCGGCCGAACGCAGCGCGGGCACTCACCCGTACCTCACCGTGCCCTCGCAGACCGCGGAGATGCGGGCGGCGCTCGGCGAGGGCGTGCTCATCGCGCCCGAGCAGACGGTGGTGCTCGACGAGGACGACGACACGGCGCGGGCCGCCGCACGTGCCTTCCTGCACCGGTACCTCCAGCTGTCGAACTACGCGAACACGATGCGCCGGGCGGGGTTCGGCGACCACGACATCGCCGACGGCGGCAGCGACGGACTCGTCGACCGGATCGTCGTGCACGGGTCGGCTGCGACGGTGGCGGGAGGCATCCGTGCCCATCTCGACGCGGGCGCCGACCATGTCTGCGTGCAGGTGGTGCCGGCGGGCGACGAGCTGCTCCCGCGGCTGGCCGCGCTGGCGAGGAGTTCGCGCCCGAACTCGCGGGAGCGCGGCCGCGCTAACCTGACCCCGACGGCACCGACGAGCGAGCGGGGGCGACATGATCGCGGTGATGGTCGTGCTGGTCGCCGTGATGGTCTGGAGCGCGCTCTCGCGCGTGCTCGACCGGCGGGGCATCACCGCGGCGCTCTTCCTCGCAGCGGTCGGGCTCGGGGTCGGGCTGCTCACGCCGCTGTCCGACATCGAGGTCGACATCGAGATCGCCGAACGCGTCGCCGAGATCGCGCTCGTGCTGCTGCTGTTCAGCGACGCCACCCGGCTCGACCTGCGGGCGCTGCGCCACCAGCTCTCGTGGCCGACGCGCCTGCTGCTCATCGGCCTGCCGCTCACGATGCTCGCCGGCTTCGGCGTCGGGCTCCTGGTCTTCCCGGGCATGGCGCTCGCCTCGGTCGCGCTGCTCGCCGTCATGCTGGCGCCGACGGACGCCGCGCTCGGGCAGAAGGTCGTGACCGACGACTCGGTGCCGCCGCGCGTGCGCCAGTCGCTCGACGTTGAGAGCGGGCTGAACGACGGGCTCTCGGTTCCCGTATTCCTCGTCGTGCTGTCGATCGCCAACGCCGAGCTCGAGTCGGGCGTCGCGAGCGCGATCGCCGGCAGCATGGCCGCGCAGATCGGCTGGGGCCTGCTCGCGGGCGTGTTCGCCGGACTCTTCGGCGGCGCGCTGATCCGCTTCGCCGACGACCGGGACTGGATCACTCCGGCGTGGAAGCAGGTGCTGCCGCTCGCAGCCGCACTGCTCGCGTTCGCGATCGCCGACCAGCTCGGCGGCAGCGGGTTCATCGCGGCGTTCGTCGGCGGCATCGTGTTCGGTCGCGTCGCCGGGCCGGTGCGGTCGGTCGTGACGCTGCTCACCGAGGAGGCGGGCGAACTGGCCGCCGCGGTCACCTGGTTCGCGTTCGGGGCGCTGGCGCTCGTGCTCGCACTGCCGCTGATCACGTGGCAGGTGCTGCTGTACGCGGTGCTGAGCCTCACCGTGGTGCGCATGATCCCGGTGGGGATCGCGCTCGCCGGCGGGGGCATCCGTCTGCCCACCATCGCCTTCATCGGCTGGTTCGGGCCGCGCGGGCTCGCGTCGCTCGTCTTCGTGCTCATCGCCGCGTCGCGCGGGGTGCCCGAGCAGGAACTCGTGCTCACCACGGTCGTGGTGACGGTGGCGCTCAGCATCGTGCTGCACGGGCTGAGCTCGGTGCCGCTGGTCGCGCGGTACCACCGGTGGTCGGCGGCGATGATGGCGGAGGACCCGAGTGCAGCCGAGTCGGTCGCCGCCGACATGCCCCGGACCCGTCGGCAGCTGCCGCCTCGCTGACCTCGAGATCTGGTATGTTCAGAATGTTCTGAACTGTGTATCGGATGCCTCGGAGGTGCGCGTGGACGACGAGCAGGCGCGTGCGTAC
Coding sequences within:
- a CDS encoding cation:proton antiporter, translating into MIAVMVVLVAVMVWSALSRVLDRRGITAALFLAAVGLGVGLLTPLSDIEVDIEIAERVAEIALVLLLFSDATRLDLRALRHQLSWPTRLLLIGLPLTMLAGFGVGLLVFPGMALASVALLAVMLAPTDAALGQKVVTDDSVPPRVRQSLDVESGLNDGLSVPVFLVVLSIANAELESGVASAIAGSMAAQIGWGLLAGVFAGLFGGALIRFADDRDWITPAWKQVLPLAAALLAFAIADQLGGSGFIAAFVGGIVFGRVAGPVRSVVTLLTEEAGELAAAVTWFAFGALALVLALPLITWQVLLYAVLSLTVVRMIPVGIALAGGGIRLPTIAFIGWFGPRGLASLVFVLIAASRGVPEQELVLTTVVVTVALSIVLHGLSSVPLVARYHRWSAAMMAEDPSAAESVAADMPRTRRQLPPR